In a single window of the Carassius gibelio isolate Cgi1373 ecotype wild population from Czech Republic chromosome A12, carGib1.2-hapl.c, whole genome shotgun sequence genome:
- the LOC128025421 gene encoding cytohesin-1-like isoform X5, which produces MEAEDYVPDDLTPEEKQELENIRRRKQELLEDIQRLKDEIAKVTNEIESLGSTQERINMQRSKQIAIGRKKFNMDPKKGIQFLIENELLKNTCEHIAQFLYKGEGLNKTAIGDYLGERDEFNIQVLHAFVELHEFTDLNLVQALRQFLWSFRLPGEAQKIDRMMEAFAQRYCQCNPGVFQSTDTCYVLSFAIIMLNTSLHNPNVKDKPSAERFIGMNRGINDGGDLPEDLLRNLYESIKNEPFKIPEDDGNDLTHTFFNPDREGWLLKLGGGRVKTWKRRWFILTDNCLYYFEYTTDKEPRGIIPLENLSIREVDDSKKPNCFELFIPDNKDQVIKACKTEADGRVVEGNHTFYRISAPTTEEKEEWIQSIKAAISRDPFYEMLGARKKKASSLKRQ; this is translated from the exons cGGCTGAAGGATGAGATAGCAAAGGTGACAAATGAGATCGAAAGTCTTGGCTCCACTCAAGAAAG AATAAACATGCAGCGGAGTAAACAGATCGCTATAGGCCGCAAGAAATTTAACATGGATCCCAAAAAG ggtATTCAGTTCCTCATAGAGAATGAATTGTTGAAGAACACTTGTGAACATATTGCTCAATTCCTCTACAAGGGTGAGGGCCTCAACAAGACTGCCATCGGAGATTATCTGGGTGAAAG GGATGAGTTCAATATTCAGGTTCTTCATGCCTTTGTGGAGCTTCATGAATTTACAGACCTCAACCTGGTTCAGGCACTCAG ACAGTTTTTATGGAGTTTCCGGTTACCAGGTGAAGCTCAGAAGATCGATCGAATGATGGAGGCTTTTGCCCAGCGTTACTGTCAATGCAATCCCGGTGTCTTTCAGTCcacag ATACATGTTATGTGCTTTCATTTGCAATCATCATGTTGAACACAAGTTTGCACAACCCTAATGTGAAGGACAAGCCATCTGCGGAGCGCTTCATAGGCATGAACAGAGGCATCAATGATGGAGGAGATCTGCCAGAAGATCTGCTCAGG AACCTTTACGAGAGCATTAAGAATGAGCCCTTCAAGATACCTGAAGACGACGGCAATGACCTCACGCACACCTTCTTTAACCCTGACCGCGAGGGCTGGCTGCTCAAACTGGG AGGTGGACGGGTGAAGACGTGGAAGAGGAGATGGTTCATATTGACGGACAACTGTCTGTATTATTTTGAATACACCACT GATAAAGAGCCGAGAGGGATCATTCCTCTGGAAAATCTCAGTATTAGGGAAGTGGATGACTCCAAGAAGCCA AACTGCTTTGAACTCTTCATCCCAGACAACAAGGATCAGGTCATCAAAGCGTGTAAGACTGAAGCAGATGGACGGGTTGTGGAAGGAAACCACACGTTCTACCGCATCTCAGCACCAACAACAGAGGAGAAGGAGGAGTGGATCCAAAGCATCAA GGCTGCCATAAGCAGAGACCCTTTCTATGAGATGCTTGGGGCCAGGAAGAAGAAAGCCTCCTCTCTGAAGAGACAGTAG
- the LOC128025421 gene encoding cytohesin-1-like isoform X4 — protein sequence MVLKSEDGIVPDDLTPEEKQELENIRRRKQELLEDIQRLKDEIAKVTNEIESLGSTQERINMQRSKQIAIGRKKFNMDPKKGIQFLIENELLKNTCEHIAQFLYKGEGLNKTAIGDYLGERDEFNIQVLHAFVELHEFTDLNLVQALRQFLWSFRLPGEAQKIDRMMEAFAQRYCQCNPGVFQSTDTCYVLSFAIIMLNTSLHNPNVKDKPSAERFIGMNRGINDGGDLPEDLLRNLYESIKNEPFKIPEDDGNDLTHTFFNPDREGWLLKLGGRVKTWKRRWFILTDNCLYYFEYTTDKEPRGIIPLENLSIREVDDSKKPNCFELFIPDNKDQVIKACKTEADGRVVEGNHTFYRISAPTTEEKEEWIQSIKAAISRDPFYEMLGARKKKASSLKRQ from the exons cGGCTGAAGGATGAGATAGCAAAGGTGACAAATGAGATCGAAAGTCTTGGCTCCACTCAAGAAAG AATAAACATGCAGCGGAGTAAACAGATCGCTATAGGCCGCAAGAAATTTAACATGGATCCCAAAAAG ggtATTCAGTTCCTCATAGAGAATGAATTGTTGAAGAACACTTGTGAACATATTGCTCAATTCCTCTACAAGGGTGAGGGCCTCAACAAGACTGCCATCGGAGATTATCTGGGTGAAAG GGATGAGTTCAATATTCAGGTTCTTCATGCCTTTGTGGAGCTTCATGAATTTACAGACCTCAACCTGGTTCAGGCACTCAG ACAGTTTTTATGGAGTTTCCGGTTACCAGGTGAAGCTCAGAAGATCGATCGAATGATGGAGGCTTTTGCCCAGCGTTACTGTCAATGCAATCCCGGTGTCTTTCAGTCcacag ATACATGTTATGTGCTTTCATTTGCAATCATCATGTTGAACACAAGTTTGCACAACCCTAATGTGAAGGACAAGCCATCTGCGGAGCGCTTCATAGGCATGAACAGAGGCATCAATGATGGAGGAGATCTGCCAGAAGATCTGCTCAGG AACCTTTACGAGAGCATTAAGAATGAGCCCTTCAAGATACCTGAAGACGACGGCAATGACCTCACGCACACCTTCTTTAACCCTGACCGCGAGGGCTGGCTGCTCAAACTGG GTGGACGGGTGAAGACGTGGAAGAGGAGATGGTTCATATTGACGGACAACTGTCTGTATTATTTTGAATACACCACT GATAAAGAGCCGAGAGGGATCATTCCTCTGGAAAATCTCAGTATTAGGGAAGTGGATGACTCCAAGAAGCCA AACTGCTTTGAACTCTTCATCCCAGACAACAAGGATCAGGTCATCAAAGCGTGTAAGACTGAAGCAGATGGACGGGTTGTGGAAGGAAACCACACGTTCTACCGCATCTCAGCACCAACAACAGAGGAGAAGGAGGAGTGGATCCAAAGCATCAA GGCTGCCATAAGCAGAGACCCTTTCTATGAGATGCTTGGGGCCAGGAAGAAGAAAGCCTCCTCTCTGAAGAGACAGTAG